One genomic region from Leptolyngbyaceae cyanobacterium JSC-12 encodes:
- a CDS encoding putative low-complexity protein (IMG reference gene:2510098212~PFAM: Pentapeptide repeats (8 copies)) — protein MSNQQCVSDLLKQYATGQRDFRGMMLRELDLLHLQLAEIDFSQSDLRQSRLGKTNLSRSNLRTADLSEAILWGTDLTEADLSGAILREADLSGAVLTQAQFIKSNLVKASLSGANLSKATLDYALLIEADLQSGADQQTNLSHASLKKANLSYANLGGALFYQANLEGASLCRAVLVQRSPQSLLITNLTKANLQGADLSYADLSGVILHQANLYHADLTGTILNRADLTGAMMPDGSVHD, from the coding sequence ATGAGTAATCAACAGTGTGTGTCTGATCTGTTAAAGCAATATGCAACTGGGCAGCGCGACTTTCGTGGGATGATGCTACGCGAACTCGATCTGCTTCATCTCCAGTTGGCTGAAATTGATTTCAGCCAGTCCGATCTCCGCCAAAGCCGCTTGGGCAAAACTAACCTTAGTCGGAGCAACCTGAGAACCGCCGATCTGAGTGAAGCCATTCTCTGGGGCACAGATTTGACTGAAGCTGACTTATCTGGTGCGATTTTGCGGGAAGCGGATCTGAGTGGAGCCGTTTTAACCCAAGCTCAATTTATTAAATCGAATCTGGTCAAAGCCAGTCTATCTGGGGCAAATTTATCAAAGGCAACTCTTGATTACGCCTTGCTGATTGAAGCCGATTTGCAATCGGGAGCCGATCAGCAAACGAATCTTAGTCATGCCAGCCTCAAAAAAGCAAACCTGTCCTATGCGAATTTGGGTGGGGCGTTATTTTACCAGGCAAATCTAGAGGGAGCTAGCCTGTGTCGGGCGGTGTTGGTGCAGCGATCGCCTCAGTCATTACTCATTACTAACTTGACAAAAGCCAATCTACAAGGAGCGGATCTCAGCTATGCTGATCTGAGCGGTGTGATTTTGCATCAAGCAAACCTGTACCATGCCGATCTCACGGGTACTATCTTAAACCGGGCTGATCTGACAGGGGCGATGATGCCAGATGGCTCAGTGCACGATTAG
- a CDS encoding Mg-protoporphyrin IX monomethyl ester (oxidative) cyclase (IMG reference gene:2510098213~PFAM: Rubrerythrin~TIGRFAM: magnesium-protoporphyrin IX monomethyl ester aerobic oxidative cyclase): MVSSPSSPAEAVISAKTIQENLLTPRFYTTNFEVAANLDLTLQQQQLEAMLAEMQADYNRHHFVRDDSFSQSWDHLDEPTRKAFVDYLERSCVSEFSGFLLFKELSRKLKQRNPLLAEIFHLMARDEARHAGFLNKAMADFGYSMDLGYLTKARTYTFFPIEWILYTVYLSEKIGYWRYIIIYRHLEQHPEHSFYPLFNYFESWCQDENRHGDIFKALLHSQPHLINTWTAKLWMRFFLLMVFATHTLTVHERSEFYRALGLDATEFDRQVIEKTNETAARAFSVVLDTQHPDFYRRLQQCSDLNQQIIAINQSTQPQILKRLRKLPLQLAIAGHLLRLYFLHPVNAQATWGTVY, encoded by the coding sequence ATGGTTTCTTCTCCTTCCAGTCCAGCAGAGGCTGTGATTTCTGCAAAAACAATTCAAGAAAACTTATTGACTCCCCGGTTCTACACCACAAACTTTGAAGTTGCCGCCAATCTTGACCTCACACTCCAGCAACAGCAGCTAGAAGCGATGCTGGCAGAAATGCAGGCAGATTACAACCGTCATCATTTTGTTCGAGATGATTCATTCAGTCAGTCTTGGGATCATCTCGATGAACCAACTCGTAAAGCCTTTGTCGATTATCTAGAACGTTCCTGTGTGTCGGAATTTTCTGGCTTTTTACTGTTCAAAGAACTGTCTCGTAAGCTGAAGCAACGCAATCCCTTACTGGCGGAAATTTTTCATCTGATGGCGCGGGATGAGGCGCGTCATGCGGGTTTTCTCAATAAAGCCATGGCCGATTTTGGCTATTCCATGGATTTAGGTTATCTGACAAAAGCTCGTACCTACACGTTTTTTCCGATCGAATGGATTCTCTACACCGTGTATCTATCAGAAAAGATTGGTTACTGGCGTTATATCATTATTTATCGCCATCTAGAACAACATCCAGAGCATTCCTTCTATCCTCTGTTTAACTACTTCGAGAGTTGGTGCCAGGATGAAAATCGCCATGGTGATATTTTCAAGGCGTTATTGCATTCTCAACCACACTTAATCAACACTTGGACAGCAAAATTGTGGATGCGGTTCTTCTTGCTAATGGTGTTTGCAACTCATACGCTGACTGTGCATGAGCGGTCAGAATTTTATCGAGCACTAGGATTGGATGCAACAGAGTTCGATCGCCAGGTAATTGAAAAGACAAATGAGACGGCTGCCCGCGCCTTTTCGGTGGTGCTGGATACGCAGCATCCAGATTTTTATCGACGGTTGCAGCAATGTTCAGATTTAAATCAGCAAATCATCGCGATTAACCAGAGCACCCAACCTCAAATTCTGAAACGGTTGCGCAAATTGCCTCTGCAACTAGCGATCGCTGGGCACTTGCTCAGACTATACTTCCTGCATCCTGTGAATGCTCAAGCAACTTGGGGAACCGTTTACTAA
- a CDS encoding heme oxygenase (IMG reference gene:2510098214~PFAM: Heme oxygenase), whose amino-acid sequence MTTLSIALREGTAHAHTLAENTAFMKCFLKGVVEWEPFRKLLANLYFVYSALETHVQNHCDDPVVAAIHFPEINRAASLEKDLAFYYGEQWRNKIAPSITGLNYVNRIHEVATTDPVLLIAHSYTRYLGDLSGGQALKTIIRSALNLPPNQGTALHEFDQLPTPEAKRAFKERYRHAIDALDLDEATIRRIVAEANFAFRLNREVMHELESDVRVAIGEYVFDLLTRQDKPGSTERTLHQSSELKTPEQEIAESAI is encoded by the coding sequence ATGACAACACTATCCATTGCCCTGCGGGAAGGGACTGCCCATGCCCATACCCTGGCAGAAAACACGGCATTCATGAAATGCTTCCTCAAAGGAGTTGTAGAGTGGGAACCCTTTCGTAAGCTGCTTGCCAATCTCTATTTTGTTTACAGCGCTCTAGAAACACATGTTCAAAACCACTGTGATGACCCTGTTGTTGCAGCAATTCACTTTCCTGAGATTAATCGTGCTGCCAGTCTGGAGAAAGATCTGGCGTTTTATTACGGCGAACAGTGGCGAAATAAGATTGCCCCCTCTATAACTGGTCTGAACTATGTGAACCGTATCCACGAAGTTGCAACTACAGATCCGGTTTTGTTGATTGCTCATTCTTATACTCGCTACCTGGGTGATCTATCCGGTGGGCAAGCACTCAAAACGATTATTCGTTCGGCTCTTAATTTGCCTCCTAACCAGGGAACTGCGCTTCATGAGTTTGATCAACTTCCTACCCCAGAAGCAAAACGAGCGTTTAAGGAGCGCTACCGTCACGCGATCGATGCTTTAGACCTGGATGAAGCCACGATTCGTCGAATTGTTGCCGAAGCAAATTTTGCCTTTAGGCTCAATCGAGAGGTGATGCATGAATTGGAGTCAGATGTCAGAGTCGCGATCGGTGAGTATGTGTTTGATTTACTGACTCGGCAGGATAAACCAGGTAGTACAGAACGTACCTTACACCAATCATCTGAACTAAAAACACCAGAACAAGAAATAGCAGAGTCTGCTATTTAA
- a CDS encoding transposase (IMG reference gene:2510098216~PFAM: Transposase IS200 like), producing the protein MSEYIHKSHNVTVLLYHLVFPAKYRRAVFDEQVDEVLREVCLEIEKRYEIKFIEIGVDKDHVHFLVQSVPTYSVTKLVKMIKSLTAREVFRRCPQVKQKLWGGEFWSDGYFASTVGKHGDEGMIANYVKNQGNEYLKLHRDEQLTLF; encoded by the coding sequence ATGAGCGAGTACATCCACAAAAGTCATAACGTTACGGTTTTGCTATACCACCTTGTGTTTCCAGCAAAGTATCGGCGGGCTGTGTTTGATGAACAGGTCGATGAAGTTTTGCGAGAAGTTTGCCTGGAGATTGAGAAACGCTACGAGATTAAATTTATAGAAATCGGTGTAGACAAAGACCATGTGCACTTTTTAGTCCAATCGGTGCCGACATACAGCGTGACCAAATTGGTCAAAATGATCAAGAGTTTGACCGCAAGGGAAGTGTTTCGGCGTTGTCCTCAGGTGAAGCAAAAGCTATGGGGTGGAGAGTTTTGGAGTGATGGCTATTTTGCAAGTACAGTTGGGAAACACGGGGATGAAGGGATGATTGCGAACTACGTCAAAAATCAGGGTAACGAATATCTCAAGCTACACCGAGATGAGCAGCTTACTCTTTTTTGA
- a CDS encoding glycosidase (IMG reference gene:2510098217~PFAM: Alpha amylase, catalytic domain), producing the protein MRIQTPEWVKHAVFYQIFPDRFARSKQSRNQLLQNPKWEDWHESPTLQGYKGGNLWGVLEKLDYLQDLGITAIYFTPIFQSASNHRYHTHDYYTVDPILGGNAAFEALLDEAHRRNIKVVLDGVFNHASRGFFFFHDILENGPHSPWLNWFKIHDWPLSAYDGDRPANYEGWAGNRALPVFNHDNPEVREYIMQIAEYWIKFGIDGWRLDVPFEVKTPGFWQEFRQRVKAINSEAYIVGEVWGDSRQWLQGDQFDGVMNYLFAAPTIAFTAGDRVDISQVEDRSYDPYPPLSAKAYSEKIQTLLKLYPWEIQLTQLNLLASHDTARLISIAGGDKASVELATLLLLTFPGAPSIYYGDEVGLPGKLDPDSRRGFPPEAQWDLEIFTYHRLLINLRHARPALCTGVYKVLYAENTGYAFARILGVDELIVAVNVGIDPHQMIFKPSSAGLQTQPQRRLFGTPQFAWTEDGQLAIELPPRSGCILG; encoded by the coding sequence ATGAGGATTCAAACGCCAGAGTGGGTAAAGCACGCTGTTTTTTACCAAATCTTTCCTGATCGCTTTGCTCGTAGCAAACAAAGCCGCAACCAGTTGTTGCAAAATCCTAAATGGGAAGACTGGCACGAATCACCCACACTGCAAGGGTATAAGGGGGGAAATCTGTGGGGGGTGTTAGAAAAGCTGGATTACCTGCAAGATTTGGGCATTACTGCCATTTACTTTACACCGATTTTTCAGTCTGCCAGCAATCACCGCTATCACACCCATGATTACTACACGGTAGATCCAATTTTAGGTGGAAATGCCGCGTTCGAAGCGTTACTGGATGAAGCTCATCGCCGCAACATTAAAGTTGTGTTGGATGGCGTGTTTAACCATGCTAGTCGAGGCTTTTTCTTCTTTCATGACATTCTGGAAAATGGTCCCCATTCTCCCTGGCTCAATTGGTTCAAAATTCATGATTGGCCCTTATCTGCCTATGATGGCGATCGCCCTGCGAATTACGAAGGCTGGGCAGGCAATCGAGCATTGCCAGTGTTCAATCACGACAATCCAGAGGTGCGGGAGTATATCATGCAAATTGCCGAGTACTGGATTAAGTTTGGCATTGATGGTTGGCGTTTGGATGTGCCATTTGAGGTGAAAACGCCCGGATTTTGGCAGGAGTTTCGGCAGCGAGTGAAAGCGATTAATTCGGAAGCTTACATTGTGGGAGAAGTGTGGGGCGATTCTCGTCAGTGGTTGCAGGGCGATCAGTTTGATGGCGTGATGAATTATCTGTTTGCAGCTCCGACGATCGCATTTACAGCAGGCGATCGCGTCGATATTTCTCAGGTGGAAGACCGCTCTTACGATCCCTATCCGCCCCTATCTGCCAAAGCATACAGCGAAAAAATTCAGACGTTATTGAAGCTATATCCCTGGGAAATTCAACTGACCCAACTAAATTTGCTGGCAAGCCATGATACGGCTCGGCTGATCAGCATTGCTGGGGGAGACAAAGCTAGTGTTGAGCTGGCAACGCTCTTGTTGCTGACATTTCCAGGCGCACCCAGCATTTATTACGGGGATGAAGTGGGCTTACCAGGTAAGCTCGATCCCGATTCGCGCCGGGGGTTTCCGCCAGAGGCGCAGTGGGATCTGGAGATTTTTACTTATCACCGTTTGTTGATTAATCTGCGTCATGCTCGCCCTGCCCTCTGCACAGGAGTTTACAAAGTGCTGTATGCCGAGAATACAGGCTACGCTTTTGCTCGTATCTTAGGAGTGGATGAGTTAATCGTTGCAGTCAATGTGGGAATAGATCCTCACCAAATGATCTTCAAACCATCGTCGGCAGGTCTACAAACCCAGCCTCAACGCCGATTGTTTGGTACTCCCCAGTTTGCGTGGACTGAAGATGGTCAACTAGCGATTGAGTTACCTCCCCGCAGTGGTTGTATCCTGGGTTAG
- a CDS encoding FAD-binding protein (IMG reference gene:2510098218) — MPLIQQLTTDVLVVGGGTGGTAAAIQAARRGASVILVSEFSWLGGMLTSAGVTAPDGNELAAFQTGIWGAFLRELEKRQPHGLDHGWVSFFTYDARVGAEIFAEWVAELPNLKWIAGQVPLEVLKDSGSYETSYKERVIGVRFADYTIYAQITLDGTELGDLLALGNIPHRWGWELQSEFGEPSAPTEPNQLTRTYPVQAPTWVVVMQDFGEAYEAPEILPPPVAPPGDRFSGAWENYGGEKFLNYGRLPGDRFMINWPIHGNDYGEGVERLVGSESERQTFLQESLWHTQNFARYIQTHLGRRYGLADDIFPADAHSIGGGAYALHPYFRESRRIKGLTTVREQDLLPIPKGWVARLPIAVSAEGCLTAEAVCDAIAIGNYANDHHYPSGDIQLAPKSIRWGGRWTGTPFTIPYRSLVSETVDGFLVCEKNLSVSHIANGATRLQPVILGVGQAAGMAAALCVEQNCQPRELNVRSLQECLIQDEIAPAAVIPLFNLVPNHPQWLLWQQYYLNHPENYPFDGHCPIEPPDTNEVAGKSKVQHANKQTLSGRFKRLEDQHYVLEVEAMEGMPMEISLVTLCPFINQQFLDLPNNQIMTVTGTLNESGNWLLTSAIAPAS, encoded by the coding sequence ATGCCTCTAATTCAGCAATTAACCACAGATGTTCTCGTTGTTGGTGGGGGAACCGGAGGCACCGCCGCTGCCATCCAAGCTGCACGACGAGGAGCTAGCGTCATCCTGGTGAGTGAGTTTTCTTGGTTAGGAGGAATGCTTACCAGTGCTGGAGTCACTGCCCCGGATGGCAATGAGTTGGCAGCATTTCAAACAGGAATTTGGGGTGCATTTTTGCGAGAACTGGAAAAGCGGCAGCCGCACGGATTAGATCATGGTTGGGTCAGCTTCTTCACCTACGATGCGAGAGTCGGTGCAGAGATTTTTGCCGAATGGGTGGCAGAATTACCCAATTTGAAATGGATTGCAGGGCAGGTGCCACTAGAAGTTTTAAAGGACAGTGGTTCTTACGAGACCAGCTACAAAGAGCGGGTGATTGGCGTTCGGTTTGCGGATTACACCATTTACGCCCAAATCACGCTGGATGGAACTGAACTCGGAGATTTGCTGGCACTCGGTAACATTCCTCATCGTTGGGGTTGGGAATTGCAATCCGAGTTTGGCGAACCCAGTGCTCCGACTGAACCGAATCAATTAACCCGAACCTATCCTGTTCAGGCTCCTACCTGGGTTGTCGTGATGCAAGATTTTGGTGAAGCTTATGAAGCGCCAGAAATCTTACCCCCGCCCGTGGCTCCCCCTGGCGATCGCTTTTCTGGAGCCTGGGAAAATTACGGCGGCGAGAAATTTTTGAACTATGGGCGGTTACCAGGCGATCGCTTTATGATCAACTGGCCCATTCACGGCAATGATTATGGTGAAGGGGTTGAACGATTGGTTGGCAGCGAGTCTGAACGGCAAACCTTTTTACAAGAAAGTCTCTGGCACACTCAGAATTTCGCCCGTTACATTCAAACTCACCTTGGTCGGCGGTATGGTTTAGCCGATGATATTTTTCCTGCTGATGCGCACTCAATTGGTGGTGGAGCATATGCGCTGCATCCCTACTTCCGAGAAAGCCGCCGCATCAAAGGACTTACAACTGTTCGCGAACAAGATTTGTTGCCAATTCCTAAGGGCTGGGTCGCTAGGTTACCGATCGCAGTTTCGGCAGAAGGGTGTTTGACTGCTGAAGCTGTCTGTGACGCGATCGCAATTGGTAATTATGCCAATGATCACCATTACCCTAGTGGCGATATTCAACTGGCACCAAAATCAATTCGTTGGGGCGGTCGCTGGACAGGAACTCCTTTTACCATTCCATATCGATCTCTGGTTTCTGAGACTGTGGATGGTTTTTTAGTTTGTGAAAAAAACTTATCAGTGTCGCACATAGCAAATGGAGCGACACGCCTACAACCAGTAATTTTAGGGGTGGGACAAGCCGCTGGAATGGCTGCTGCCTTGTGTGTGGAGCAAAATTGTCAGCCCCGAGAGTTAAATGTGCGATCGCTGCAAGAGTGCTTAATCCAGGATGAGATCGCTCCAGCTGCTGTGATTCCCTTGTTCAACCTTGTACCCAACCATCCACAGTGGCTTCTCTGGCAGCAATACTATCTGAATCATCCAGAAAACTACCCATTCGATGGGCACTGCCCCATAGAGCCACCTGATACTAATGAAGTGGCTGGAAAAAGCAAGGTACAACATGCGAATAAACAAACCTTAAGCGGACGTTTCAAACGCTTGGAGGATCAACACTATGTACTAGAGGTAGAAGCGATGGAAGGAATGCCGATGGAGATTAGCCTGGTTACACTATGCCCCTTTATCAACCAGCAGTTTCTAGATTTACCGAATAACCAGATTATGACCGTAACAGGAACTCTAAACGAATCAGGAAACTGGCTTTTGACAAGCGCGATCGCGCCAGCCTCCTGA
- a CDS encoding protein of unknown function DUF1816 (IMG reference gene:2510098219~PFAM: Domain of unknown function (DUF1816)): MQESLISLLDFLGLAWWVEIKTNSPQCVYYFGPFLSANEAENAKPGYIEDLQGEGAQGITVIVKRCKPARLTIVDEGGEFRGKPAPSFSSPMP, from the coding sequence ATGCAGGAATCGTTGATAAGTCTGTTGGACTTTTTGGGTCTTGCTTGGTGGGTTGAGATTAAGACCAATTCACCCCAGTGCGTTTATTATTTTGGACCTTTTTTATCGGCTAACGAAGCGGAGAATGCGAAGCCTGGATATATCGAGGATTTGCAAGGAGAGGGAGCACAGGGAATTACTGTTATTGTGAAACGCTGTAAGCCTGCTCGGTTAACCATTGTGGATGAAGGGGGGGAGTTTCGCGGTAAGCCTGCTCCTTCTTTCAGTAGCCCAATGCCCTGA
- a CDS encoding rRNA methylase, putative, group 3 (IMG reference gene:2510098220~PFAM: SpoU rRNA Methylase family; RNA 2'-O ribose methyltransferase substrate binding~TIGRFAM: rRNA methylase, putative, group 3), protein MADKKSKSNFHKGSAKRYSNTARPTPKSAGKPGQRTRSRQFAKPIPAERDRRPTPKIKPKAPVSLEAPASDVPESQEDIELIYGRHPVLTALEGQRTLNRIWIISRLRYDPRFHTLLSEAKANGSVIDEVDPRRLDQLTNGANHQGIAAQVAPYEYSELSDLLEKAKAASDQPVLIVADGITDPHNLGAIIRTAEAMGAQGLVIPQRRAVGITATVAKVAAGALESFSVARVVNLSRALEELKAAGFWIYGLASEASQPLQKTEFSGATALVVGAEGEGLSLLIQRSCDHLVTISLAGKTPSLNASVAAGMAIYEIYRQRQSKTFYLDGFNPTRLKKAEVPEYNNS, encoded by the coding sequence ATGGCTGATAAGAAATCCAAATCCAACTTTCACAAAGGGTCTGCCAAGCGGTACTCTAATACCGCCCGACCTACCCCAAAAAGTGCAGGCAAACCTGGGCAACGGACGCGATCTCGCCAGTTCGCCAAGCCAATTCCAGCAGAGCGCGATCGCCGACCTACTCCCAAAATTAAGCCTAAAGCCCCGGTTAGTTTGGAAGCTCCTGCTAGCGACGTACCAGAATCGCAAGAAGACATTGAACTCATCTATGGTCGTCATCCAGTACTGACTGCTTTAGAAGGGCAACGCACCCTCAATCGCATCTGGATCATTTCTCGACTGCGGTACGATCCTCGCTTTCACACTCTTCTCTCTGAAGCTAAAGCTAATGGCAGCGTGATTGATGAAGTTGATCCCCGCAGATTAGACCAGCTAACTAATGGTGCAAACCATCAAGGGATCGCCGCTCAAGTTGCACCGTACGAATATAGTGAATTGTCAGACTTACTTGAGAAAGCAAAAGCGGCCTCTGACCAACCCGTGCTAATTGTTGCTGATGGAATCACTGATCCCCACAATCTAGGTGCGATCATTCGGACGGCGGAAGCGATGGGTGCTCAAGGTTTAGTGATTCCGCAACGACGAGCAGTTGGGATCACGGCTACTGTGGCAAAAGTAGCAGCAGGGGCGTTAGAGTCCTTTTCGGTTGCGCGAGTGGTAAACTTGAGCCGTGCTCTGGAAGAGCTGAAAGCTGCAGGATTCTGGATCTATGGGCTGGCATCTGAAGCAAGCCAACCGCTGCAGAAAACAGAATTTTCAGGAGCAACGGCATTAGTGGTTGGTGCCGAGGGTGAAGGTTTGAGTTTATTGATTCAACGCTCCTGTGACCATCTCGTTACTATTTCATTAGCTGGAAAAACGCCTAGTCTTAATGCCTCGGTTGCGGCTGGCATGGCTATTTATGAAATTTATCGTCAACGTCAATCAAAGACCTTTTATCTGGATGGATTTAACCCAACGCGCTTGAAAAAAGCAGAGGTACCAGAGTATAACAATTCATGA
- a CDS encoding hypothetical protein (IMG reference gene:2510098221), which translates to MHTDVDILTDPDSSPDSTSDEHSLIHPLLSSPLSPAQLQRLSPAALAYLGDAVYELFVRRFYLTPPKRIQIYHQQVVAQVRAEAQARHLQLLIPQLTQVELDWLKRGRNSTTGRPRRLDPDIYQQATSLETLVGYLYLTNPDRLFSLLSSLEFTLPENQ; encoded by the coding sequence GTGCATACCGACGTTGATATCCTGACTGATCCTGATAGCTCTCCGGATTCGACATCGGATGAGCACTCGTTGATTCACCCTTTACTCTCTTCTCCCTTATCCCCTGCCCAACTACAACGATTATCTCCTGCGGCACTAGCTTATCTAGGAGACGCTGTCTATGAATTATTCGTTCGTCGTTTTTATCTCACTCCCCCCAAACGAATTCAGATCTATCATCAGCAAGTCGTAGCTCAAGTTAGGGCAGAAGCACAGGCTCGCCATCTGCAATTGCTTATTCCCCAGCTAACTCAGGTTGAACTGGATTGGCTGAAGCGAGGACGAAACTCAACAACTGGACGCCCCCGGAGACTCGATCCAGACATTTATCAACAAGCTACTAGTTTGGAAACGTTGGTTGGATATCTGTACCTTACAAATCCAGATCGACTGTTTTCTCTGTTGAGTTCACTGGAGTTCACTCTCCCTGAGAATCAGTAA
- a CDS encoding sulfite oxidase-like oxidoreductase (IMG reference gene:2510098222~PFAM: Oxidoreductase molybdopterin binding domain), with amino-acid sequence MLGKFFQKPGAEYGDRVPPGQHLAKGFPVLTYGETPSVAIETWQLKVWGLATELTLTWDDLMTMPQSDFTADFHCVTTWSKLDVQWRGVKVTDFMKSVEVYPQAKHVMQHCYGGYTTNVTIDDFLREENFFAHTLFGEPLPVEHGGPLRLVIPHLYAWKSAKWLNGLEFLEQMELGFWERNGYHHRGEPWTEERYSVL; translated from the coding sequence ATGCTGGGAAAGTTTTTCCAAAAACCTGGGGCAGAGTATGGCGATCGCGTCCCTCCGGGTCAGCATTTAGCAAAAGGGTTTCCCGTGCTGACTTATGGCGAAACCCCCAGCGTTGCGATTGAAACTTGGCAGTTAAAAGTTTGGGGGCTTGCAACAGAACTCACTCTTACCTGGGATGATTTAATGACAATGCCTCAAAGTGATTTCACTGCCGATTTTCACTGTGTAACAACCTGGTCAAAGCTAGATGTGCAGTGGCGCGGGGTGAAAGTTACTGATTTTATGAAGTCTGTAGAGGTTTACCCCCAAGCAAAGCATGTTATGCAGCATTGTTACGGAGGTTACACCACCAACGTCACCATTGATGATTTCCTTCGAGAGGAAAACTTTTTTGCCCATACGTTGTTCGGTGAACCGCTTCCAGTCGAGCATGGTGGCCCGCTGCGTTTAGTTATTCCTCATCTATACGCCTGGAAGAGCGCCAAATGGTTGAATGGGTTAGAATTTCTGGAACAGATGGAACTCGGCTTCTGGGAACGAAATGGGTATCATCATCGGGGAGAGCCTTGGACTGAGGAACGCTATAGTGTGCTTTAG
- a CDS encoding LSU ribosomal protein L32P (IMG reference gene:2510098223~PFAM: Ribosomal L32p protein family~TIGRFAM: ribosomal protein L32): MAVPKKKTSKSKRDKRRATWKQKAASQAQKALSIGKSILTGRAEGFVYPQDEDEDDEEA; this comes from the coding sequence ATGGCTGTTCCTAAGAAGAAGACCTCTAAGTCCAAGCGTGACAAACGTCGTGCGACCTGGAAGCAGAAAGCGGCAAGTCAGGCTCAGAAAGCATTGTCTATTGGTAAGTCTATCCTGACCGGGCGGGCAGAAGGCTTTGTCTATCCGCAAGATGAGGATGAAGACGACGAGGAAGCATAA
- a CDS encoding sulfate ABC transporter, ATP-binding protein (IMG reference gene:2510098224~PFAM: ABC transporter; TOBE domain~TIGRFAM: sulfate ABC transporter, ATP-binding protein) yields MGIVVEDVSKRFGSFEAVSHVDLKIESGSLVALLGPSGSGKSTLLRLIAGLEAPDSGRILLTGEDATHQSVQDRNIGFVFQHYALFKHLTVRKNIAFSLELRKTPRAKVKARVEELLELVQLQGLGDRYPSQLSGGQRQRVALARALAVEPKVLLLDEPFGALDAKVRKDLRAWLRRLHDEVHVTTVFVTHDQEEAMEVSDEIVVMNKGKVEQIGTPAQIYDHPATPFVMSFIGPVNVLPSSSHIFQANGFDTPHPEVFLRPQDILVETSADESSVSARVNRIIHLGWEIQAELILDDGQVVTAHLTRDRFDELKLQPQQRVFVRPKEARAFPFYYSI; encoded by the coding sequence GTGGGTATTGTGGTTGAAGATGTATCAAAGCGGTTTGGTAGCTTTGAAGCCGTAAGTCACGTTGATTTGAAAATTGAGAGTGGGTCGTTGGTGGCATTGTTGGGGCCCTCAGGTTCGGGTAAATCTACCCTGCTACGCTTGATTGCAGGTCTAGAAGCCCCGGACTCAGGGAGAATTTTGTTGACTGGGGAGGATGCTACTCATCAAAGTGTCCAGGATCGCAACATTGGCTTTGTATTTCAGCACTATGCGCTGTTTAAGCATTTAACTGTCCGCAAGAATATTGCCTTCTCGTTGGAATTGCGTAAGACGCCACGGGCAAAGGTGAAGGCACGAGTTGAAGAATTGTTAGAACTAGTACAGTTGCAGGGTTTGGGCGATCGCTATCCATCCCAACTTTCTGGCGGGCAACGGCAGCGAGTTGCTCTTGCCAGAGCTTTGGCAGTTGAACCGAAAGTTTTGCTATTGGATGAACCGTTTGGTGCATTGGATGCCAAAGTGCGGAAGGATCTGCGAGCGTGGTTGCGGCGTCTGCATGACGAAGTTCACGTTACCACGGTCTTTGTTACCCATGATCAGGAAGAAGCAATGGAGGTCTCAGACGAAATTGTTGTGATGAACAAGGGCAAAGTAGAGCAGATTGGTACGCCTGCCCAAATTTATGATCATCCTGCGACTCCGTTTGTCATGAGTTTTATTGGTCCGGTGAATGTGTTACCCAGCAGTTCTCACATTTTTCAGGCAAATGGATTCGATACGCCGCATCCTGAAGTGTTTCTCCGACCACAAGATATTTTAGTGGAAACCAGTGCGGATGAATCATCTGTTTCTGCTAGAGTCAACCGGATTATTCATCTGGGTTGGGAGATTCAGGCAGAGTTGATATTAGATGATGGACAGGTTGTAACGGCTCATCTCACTCGCGATCGCTTCGATGAATTAAAGCTGCAACCCCAACAGCGTGTGTTTGTAAGACCCAAGGAGGCACGAGCATTTCCGTTTTATTACTCAATCTAG